Proteins from a genomic interval of Apium graveolens cultivar Ventura unplaced genomic scaffold, ASM990537v1 ctg7241, whole genome shotgun sequence:
- the LOC141703954 gene encoding homeobox-leucine zipper protein HDG5-like: MALPDNPEDQSMTISTRPSTEPGNPIGLICSAASTTTLPYSYVEVFNLLRDIRCTTQIVDGGSKENFLQELARISTGGSPANCISLFRIYHANSTQECVLHECCSDDSESVVAYTALSEDGIAKLGTADSASIQILTNGFVLVPIQQGSGCLLTVGIQSLASMNPYENLSLLGAMASQRHLDEIISRIKEVLSGRTANK, from the exons ATGGCTCTGCCGGATAATCCCGAGGACCAGTCGATGACAATAAGTACAAGGCCTTCCACAGAGCCTGGCAATCCGATCGGCTTAATATGCAGTGCAGCATCCACTACCACACTTCCATATTCTTATGTTGAAGTTTTTAATCTCTTGAGAGATATACGTTGTACAACTCAG ATAGTGGATGGTGGTTCGAAGGAGAATTTCTTGCAGGAGCTAGCTCGCATATCAACTGGCGGCTCTCCTGCAAACTGCATCTCTCTATTTCGCATTTATCAT GCTAACtcaacacaagagtgtgtgttGCATGAGTGCTGTAGTGACGATTCCGAAAGTGTTGTGGCTTACACCGCGCTAAGTGAAGATGGGATTGCTAAATTAGGCACAGCCGATTCGGCGAGCATTCAGATTCTCACCAATGGATTTGTCTTGGTTCCAATTCAACAAGGCTCAGGATGTCTGCTGACTGTTGGGATCCAAAGTCTAGCAAGCATGAACCCTTATGAGAATCTTAGTTTGTTGGGTGCAATGGCTAGTCAGAGACATCTTGATGAGATCATTAGTCGGATCAAGGAGGTGCTCAGTGGCCGCACCGCCAATAAATGA
- the LOC141703956 gene encoding homeobox-leucine zipper protein HDG4-like, whose amino-acid sequence MRSPFGLVIEECMNKLLSLNNVSLLFVRRSANMAAHFVAKMSYSFPGRLSTNNMSTNEIGSGSGNGNGNGNGNGRQRSFRHSDHQIREMEWFFQRCSHPDMEQRLQMARDLELAEPKVKYWFQNRRNQLKISALKAENEIWKKECLRLQEENQSFRAISSRIVVPLLRTVEPATSALLPGVQFTEELKHAVMNIASQCIVELRMMCESREPLWNRANDGKAILDIAQYNRMFPWGSSSNEHLRIEASLWSTYVLMNSGDLVDTFCDAEKWMQMFPSIVSKAKTLHIVQDSENFNGSLYLMYAELQTLSPVVHPREVHFMRYCQQNGEDGSWGIVDFPVDFLVDSTHASPFPKCWRKPSGCIIQNCLTSDRSSVTWLEHVEVEERPMHPIIDEFVNSGTAFGAIKWLSVLQRQSERLHSLRSLNASDYGGKHN is encoded by the exons ATGCGATCACCGTTTGGCCTTGTTATTGAGGAGTGCATGAATAAATTATTGTCACTAAACAATGTTAGTTTGTTATTTGTGAGACGATCTGCTAATATGGCGGCTCATTTTGTGGCCAAAATGTCATATTCTTTCCCAG GAAGATTATCAACCAACAATATGTCTACTAATGAGATTGGGAGTGGCTCAGGCAATGGCAATGGCAATGGCAATGGCAATGGCAGACAAAGATCATTTAGGCACAGTGACCATCAGATCAGAGAAATGGAATG GTTCTTTCAAAGATGTTCACACCCTGATATGGAACAAAGATTGCAAATGGCTCGGGATCTAGAGCTTGCTGAACCCAAAGTGAAGTATTGGTTTCAAAACCGCCGAAACCAACTAAAG ATTAGCGCACTCAAAGCAGAGAATGAGATTTGGAAGAAGGAGTGTCTCCGACTTCAAGAGGAG AACCAGAGTTTTCGTGCTATTTCTTCAAGAATTGTTGTGCCTTTGTTAAGGACGGTGGAACCTGCAACATCTGCTCTTTTACCTGGTGTACAGTTTACAGAAGAACTGAAGCATGCTGTAATGAACATTGCATCTCAATGTATTGTTGAATTACGGATGATGTGCGAGTCCAGAGAACCTCTTTGGAATCGTGCAAATGATGGAAAAGCAATTCTGGATATTGCCCAGTACAATAGGATGTTTCCATGGGGATCCTCGTCAAACGAGCATTTGAGGATCGAAGCCTCGCTCTGGAGTACTTATGTCCTGATGAATAGTGGTGATTTGGTTGATACATTTTGTGATGCT GAGAAATGGATGCAAATGTTTCCATCCATTGTGTCAAAAGCAAAAACTCTTCATATTGTTCAAGATTCCGAAAATTTCAATGGTTCCCTCTATCTG ATGTACGCGGAATTGCAGACTTTGTCACCTGTGGTGCATCCAAGAGAAGTACATTTTATGCGTTATTGCCAACAAAATGGCGAAGATGGAAGTTGGGGGATTGTTGATTTTCCGGTAGATTTTCTGGTTGATTCCACTCATGCATCGCCTTTCCCCAAATGCTGGAGAAAGCCTTCTGGATGCATCATTCAAAATTGTTTAACAAGTGACCGCTCAAGC GTGACTTGGTTGGAGCATGTGGAAGTCGAGGAAAGACCAATGCATCCAATCATCGACGAGTTTGTGAACTCTGGCACAGCATTTGGAGCAATCAAGTGGTTGTCTGTCTTGCAGAGACAAAGTGAGAGGCTTCATAGCCTCAGAAGTCTGAACGCGTCTGATTATGGAGGTAAGCATAACTAA